In Pseudomonas sp. Q1-7, the genomic window GCACAGGCCTCGGGAGCACGTGAGCGGGGGGCTTCGCTTCAGCGGGGCCAGCGTTGGCCCAGTTGCCCGGCCTTGTCACGAGCGGCCCGGTATTCCTGATCGAGGCGGGTAACCAGCTCGTTCACCGTGGGCAGATCGCGAATGTTGCCGACGCCCTGTCCAGCGGACCATACGGTCTTCCAGGCCTTGGCTTCGTCGCTGACGGGTTTCAGCTTCTCACCGTAGTCGATATCGCCCTTGTCGGCGAGACGCTTCATGTCGTAGCCGGCGGCCTCCAGGCTCTGGCGCATGAAGCTGGCCGGTACGCCGGAGACGGCCGGGGTGTGGATGATGTCGGCGGCGCGAGCGTCGAGGATCATCTGCTTGTAGCGGGTTTCGGCGTCGCTCTGTTGGGTGGCGATGAAACGCGTGCCCAGGTAGGCCAGGTCGGCGCCGAGTATCTGTGCGGCGTAGATTTCGTGACCATGGTTGAGGCAGCCGGCGAGCAGCAGGGTCTTGTCGAAGAACTGGCGGATTTCGGCGATCAGCGCAAAGGGGCTCCAGGTGCCGGCGTGGCCACCGGCGCCGGCGGCGACTGCGATCAGGCCATCCACGCCCGCCTCGGCGGCCTTCTCCGCATGGCGACGGGTGGTCACATCGTGGAACACCAGGCCGCCGTAGCTGTGCACCGCGTCCACCACTTCCTTCACTGCCCCGAGGCTGGTAATGACGATGGGGACTCGTTTCTCGACGCAGATGGCCAGGTCGGCCTGCAGGCGCGGGTTGCTGTGATGGACGATGAGGTTGACCGCGAAGGGCGCCGAATCTGCGTCCAGGCCCGCCTCGATCTCGTCCAGCCAGGCTCGGAATCCGCTGCTTTCACGCTGGTTCAGCGCGGGGAAGCTGCCGACGATACCGCTGTTGCAGCAGGCCAGAACCAGTTGGGGGTTGGACACCAGGAACATCGGCGCGGCCACGACCGGCAAGCGCAGGCGTTGTTCGAGCAGTGCGGGCAGGGACATCGGGCTTTCCTCTTGTCGGGTCAGAAGGGCTTGATCACCACCAGGATGACGATGGCGATCAGGAACAGCACGGGTACTTCGTTGAACCAGCGATAGAACACGTGGCCGCGACGGTTCTCGCCACGCGCGAAACGCTTGAGCAATCCGCCGCAGGCATGGTGGTAACCGATCAGCAGGACCACCAGGGTGAGCTTGGCGTGCAGCCAGCCCTGGCTCAGCCAGGCGGGGTTGAGGTAGAGCATCCACAGCCCGAAGACCAGGGTGGCGACCATCGAGGGGCCCATGATGCCGCGATAGAGCTTGCGCTCCATGACCTTGAAACGTTCGCGGCTGGATTCGTCCTCGGCCATGGCGTGGTAGACGAACAGGCGCGGCAGGTAGAACAGGCCGGCGAACCAGCAGATGACGGCGATGATGTGCAGGGCCTTGAGCCACAGATAGAGCATGGGAGGGTTTCCATCAGGCAGATTGCCCGGATAGTAGAGGCTTGACGGGCCGCACGTCACCTCGACGGTTGGCCCCTGACCGATGCGGCCTTATCATCGGCAGCTTTCCAATCGGTTCATTGAGGGGCAAGTGATGGTCAAGGTCGGAATCGTCGGCGGCACGGGCTACACCGGTGTCGAACTGCTGCGTCTGCTGGCTCAGCATCCGCAGGCGGAAGTCGCGGTAATCACCTCGCGATCCGAGGCCGGGGTGAAGGTTGCCGACATGTATCCGAACCTGCGCGGCCACTACGACGACCTGGCTTTCAGCGTGCCGGATGCGAAGACGTTGGGCGCCTGCGACGCGGTCTTCTTCGCGACGCCTCACGGTGTGGCCCATGCGCTGGCCGGCGAATTGCTGGACGCCGGCACCCGTGTGATCGACCTGTCCGCCGACTTCCGCCTGCAGGACGCCGAGGAGTGGGCCAAGTGGTACGGCCAACCCCACGGTGCCCCGGCATTGCTGCCAGAAGCCGTCTACGGTCTGCCGGAAGTGAATCGAGAGGCCATCAAGGGTGCTCGTCTGATCGCCGTCCCCGGGTGCTACCCGACTGCCGCCCAGCTCGGCTTCATCCCGCTGTTGGAGGCCGGTCTGGCCGACACGACCCAACTGATTGCGGACTGCAAATCCGGCGTGAGTGGTGCCGGCCGTGGCGCCAAGGTGGGCTCGCTGTTCTGTGAGGCCGGCGAGAGCATGATGGCCTACTCGGTGAAGGGGCATCGCCATCTGCCGGAAATCAGTCAGGGCCTGCGCCGCGCCGCTGGCGGTCCGGTGGGCCTGACCTTCGTGCCGCACCTGACGCCGATGATACGGGGCATCCATGCGACGCTCTACGCGAACGTTGCGGACCGGGGCGTTGACCTGCAGGCCCTGTTCGAGAAGCGCTACGCCAACGAACCCTTCGTCGATGTGATGCCGGCCGGCAGCCACCCGGAGACCCGCAGCGTGCGCGGCGCCAACGTCTGCCGTATTGCGGTGCACCGTCCCCAGGGCGGTGATCTGGTGGTCGTGCTTTCGGTGATCGACAACCTGGTGAAGGGGGCCTCCGGCCAGGCCGTGCAGAACCTCAACATCATGTTCGGCCTCGAAGAGCGCCTGGGCCTTTCCCACGCGGCGCTGCTGCCTTGATGGAAGCACGGTGCCGGCGATTGACCGCAGGCACCGTGTTTCGACCGCCAGGCCGGATCGAATCGCGTAATAGTTGACCAGTTTTCTAGGGTAAGCGGATAATGCCTCGCCTTAGCGCAGTATGGCGGCGTCGAGCCGGGAGAGTTGCAGCATGAGCGTCGAAACCTTCACCCCTTCAGCCCTGATGTTCACCGAGGGTGCGGCCAGCAAGGTGAAGAACCTGATCGATGAAGAGGGTAACCCGCGCCTGAAGCTTCGTGTTTTCGTAACCGGCGGCGGTTGCTCGGGCTTCCAGTACGGCTTCACCTTTGATGAAGACGTGGCGGATGACGACACCATTGTCGAACGTGACGGCGTCAGCCTGGTGGTCGATCCGATGAGCTTTCAGTACCTGGCGGGTGCCGAAGTGGATTACCAGGAAGGCCTGGAAGGTTCGCGTTTCGTGATCAAGAACCCGAATGCCACCACCACCTGCGGTTGCGGTTCTTCCTTCTCGATCTAACCGTTTTTCGCATGCAGAAACGCCGTGCCCATGGGCACGGCGTTTTCGTTTGGGCCTCAGGCGGGGTAGATGGCGCCGAGAATGCGCAGTCCCCTGGCGCCTGTGACGCTGGGGCGATTGGTGGGGATGCCTTCCAGGCAGCAATGGGCCAGCCACGCAAAGGCCATGGCTTCGACCCAGTCCGGGTCCGCACCGAAGTCCGCCGTGCTGCTAACTCGAGTGCCAGGCAGGAGAGCGGCCAGTCGTAGCATCAACTGTCGGTTGTGGGCGCCGCCGCCGCAGACCAGCAGGTCGTCCGTCCGCGGCTGTGCGGCGCGGAGAGCGTCGGTGATGCTGCGGGCGGTGAGTTCCAGTAGGGTGGCCTGCACGTCCTCGGGCTTGAAGATGGGCAGGCGGGCGAGGTGGGACTGGAGCCAGCCGAGGTTGAACAGCTCGCGGCCAGTGCTCTTGGGGCCCCGGGTGGTGAAGAAGGCGTCGCCGGAGAGGGTGTCCAGCAGGAGCTGTTGCGCGGTGCCGCTGGCCGCCCAGTCGCCATGTCGGTCGTAGCTCTCGCCGCGCTGGAGGTGAATCCACGCGTCCATCAGGACATTGCCGGGGCCGCAGTCGAAGCCGTGCACCGGCTGACCCGGATCGATCAGGCTCAGATTGCTGAAGCCGCCGACATTGAGTACGGCACGGTGACTGCCGGCGTCGCCGAATAGCGACTCGTGGAAGGCGGGAACCAGTGGCGCGCCCTGGCCGCCAGCCGCGACATCGCGCCGCCGGAAGTCGCCCACTACGGTGATGCCAGTGAGCTCGGCCAGCAGAGCGGGGTTGCCGATCTGGATGGTGAAACCACGAGCGGGCTCATGGCGTACGGTCTGGCCGTGGCTACCGATGGCCCGGATATCCCCGGCGCCTAGGTTGTTGCGGACCAGCAGGGCGTTGATTCCCGCAGCAGCCAACTCCACCCAGCCGTTTTCCGCCAGCGCGGCGCGGGCCAGTTCATCCGGACCGGAGGCGCAGAGGGCCAGCAGCTCGCTGCGCAGCGCGCCGGGCATGGGAATGTAGTGGGTGTCGAGAAGGATGATGCGATCGGTCTGCTCAATCAGGGCGATGTCCAGGCCATCGAGGCTGGTCCCGGACATCACTCCCAGGTAGCGCGCCATGGGGTCAGCGCTTGTTCAAGGCGAGCGTGCTGGCCTTTTCCCGGTCCATGCGCGCAAGCAAGGGCTGGCTCAGTTGCAGGAAGCGCTTCTTCTCGGCGACGTTCAGCGGATCGGCCATCGGCAGCTTCACACCCAGCGGGTCGACATGCACGCCGTTCACCTGGAACTCGTAGTGCAGGTGTGGGCCGGTGGACAGCCCAGTCGTCCCCACGTAGCCGATAATCTGTCCCTGCTTCACGCTACCGCCGGTACGAATGCCCTTGGCGAAGCCCTGCATGTGGCCGTAGAGGGTCTTGTACTTGTTGCCGTGCTGAATGATCACTGCGTTGCCGTAACCGCCGCGGCGACCCGCCAGGACGATCCTGCCATCGCCGGTCGCCTTGATCGGCGTGCCGCGGGGGGCCGCATAGTCCACACCCTTGTGGGCGCGAATCTTGTTCAGGACCGGGTGGCGGCGACCATTGGAGAAGCGCGAGCTGATACGGGCGAAGTCGACGGGGGTGCGGATAAAGGCCTTGCGCATGGCCGTGCCGTCGCCGCGCAGATAGGTGGCGGTACCCTGCTTGTCGACATAGCGGATGGCGCTGAAGGTCTTGCCCCGGTTGATGAAGCGCGCGGCGAGGATTTCCCCGCTGCCCACCTTCTTGCCGTCAACTACCTTCTCTTCGTAAATCAGCTCGAACTCGTCGCCTTCGCGGATGTCGAGGGCGAAATCGATGTCGTATCCGAAGATGTTGGCCAGGCCCATCGTCAGGTCATGGGACAGCCCAGCGCGTTTGGCGGACAGAAACAGCGAGCTGCTAATCTCGCCGCGGGCATAGGCTGAGCGCAGCTCCGGTTTGATCAGGTCACGCTTGAAGGCGTAGCCCTTGGAAGTCTTTTCCAGGTGAATGCTCTCGAGGCCGCTCAGCTTGGTACTGATCTTCTCGAGGTCACCGCTGGGGTTCAGCTTGAATTCGATGCTCTGTCCGACCTTCAAGCGGCTGAGCTGCTTGGCGTCCTTGCTGCTGTTCAGGACGTCATGCAGGACATTGGCGGACAGGCCAACCTTGGCAAATACCGTGGACAAGGTATCGCCATTCCCCACGGTCACGATCTTGAGACCGGGATCGGTGGGCGGTTGGGTGGCAGCGAAGCCGGTAGCTTCTACTTTCTTTTTCTTCTGGTCCGCGTCTTTTCCGGCGCTGTTCTGGTTCTCGGCTGGGCTCTCGATCCTGGCGAATGGCGAGAGGCCTTCATCCCCGGTGATGGAGCCTGGTCGGAGATCATCTTTCTCCTGGATCACCATCTCCGAGCCGTTTTCCAGCTCCAGGTTGATGTAGGTCTTCTTCGCCTCGACCTCGCGAGACGGGAACACCAGCAGGGCCAGGCTGAGCAGCGCAGCCACACCGCTAGCAGCCAGCAAATGGCTCTTCGGATATGGCGGCGCTTTGGGTACTGAATGCGTCATGGCGTGTGGTGTTGTTTTGGAATGTGAACTAACTGCCTAAAATATAATCAAAATCCCCCCTAGGCAACCTTGGATTGGTGCCTTCCGCTGACTGGCAGGGGGTTGGGCGCAAAACTTGTATTTAGTTCGCGATCTTGTATGGTTGGTTCCCCTTTGTCCATCCAACGGTCTACGAGTCCTGTCATGAAGTCGGTTGAAGAGCAGCTCGCGCTGATCAAGCGCGGTGCGGAAGAGGTCCTGGTCGAGTCCGAGCTGGTCGAGAAGCTCAAGCGTGGCCAGCCGCTGCGCATCAAGGCGGGCTTCGATCCGACCGCTCCCGATCTTCACCTCGGGCACACCGTCCTTATTAATAAGCTGCGCCAGTTCCAGGAGCTGGGGCATCAGGTGATCTTTCTGATCGGTGACTTCACCGGGATGATCGGTGATCCGAGCGGCAAGAGCGCCACGCGTCCGCCGCTGACCCGTGAGCAGGTGCTGGAGAATGCCGAAACCTACAAGGCGCAGGTGTTCAAGATTCTTGATCCGGCGAAGACCGAGGTGGCTTTCAACTCCACTTGGATGGACGAGCTGAGCCCTGCGGACTTCATTCGCCTGGCTTCCCAGTACACCGTTGCCCGTATGCTCGAGCGCGATGACTTCAGCAAGCGCTACAGCACCAATCAGCCCATCGCTATTCACGAGTTCCTGTATCCGCTGGTACAGGGTTACGACTCGGTGGCGCTACGTGCTGATGTCGAGCTGGGTGGTACCGACCAGAAATTCAACCTGCTGATGGGGCGCGAACTGCAACGCGCCTATGGGCAGGGATCCCAGTGCATCGTGACCATGCCCTTGCTGGAAGGCCTTGATGGCGTGAAGAAGATGTCCAAGTCCCTGGGTAACTATGTAGGTATCCAGGAAGCGCCTGGTGTCATGTACAACAAGCTGGTGTCCATTCCGGATCAGTTGATGTGGCGCTACTTCGAGCTGCTGAGCTTCCGCTCCATGGACGAGATTGAGCAGTTCAAGCGCGACATCGATGCGGGGGCCAATCCGCGCGATATCAAGATCAAACTCGCTGAAGAGATTGTTGCGCGCTTTCATGGTGAAGAGGCGGCTGCCAGTGCGCACCGCTCTGCGGGCAATCGCATGAAGGAAGGCGAGCTGCCGGTTGATCTGCCGGAGATTCAGGTGTCCGCCGCTGAGGATATGCCCATTGCATCCATCCTCAATAAAGCCGGGCTGGTGAAGAATGCTGCGGTTGCGCGCGATCTGCTGGGCTCTGGCGGCGTCCGTGTGGATGGTCAGGTCGTTGATCGTGGCTTCCTGTTTCAGGTCGGCGCGACCCATGTTCTCCAGGCCGGCAAGAAGTCCTTTGCGCGTGTATCTCTGGTTGCTAAGTAGAAAACTCAAAAAAGGTGTTGACGGCAAATTCTGCATCCCTATAATGCGCACCACTCCCAGCGACGAATCAGCGAAATAGCTTGAAAATCAAGCACTTAGCTAAATCGAAGCGAAGGGGTGGTGATCGGCAGGCGACATTGACGCGTGCCACTTCGCTCTCCCGCAAGGCTGAAACGAAGTGATCATCGAGGTGTTGACAGCGAGTTTGAGCGCTGTAGAATGCGCCTCCCGCTGACGAGAAGGGTGAATCGGATCGGAAGCGCAAGCGGTTGAGTAGAAAAGAAATTTTCGAAAAACAGCTTGACAGTAAGAAAGGCTGCTGTAGAATGCGCGGCCTCGGTTGAGACGAAAGACTTGATCGAAATGCTCTTTAACAACTGAATCAAGCAATTCGTGTGGGTGCTTGTGAGGTAAGACTGATAGTCAACTGATTATCAGCATCACAAGTAACACTCGTGAATTCGAGAGTTTATTTGCGATTGCTGAGCCAAGTTTAGGGTTTTCTCAAAACCCAAGCAGTATTGAACTGAAGAGTTTGATCATGGCTCAGATTGAACGCTGGCGGCAGGCCTAACACATGCAAGTCGAGCGGCAGCGGGTCCTTCGGGATGCCGGCGAGCGGCGGACGGGTGAGTAATGCCTAGGAATCTGCCTGGTAGTGGGGGATAACTCGGGGAAACTCGAGCTAATACCGCATACGTCCTACGGGAGAAAGCGGGGGATCTTCGGACCTCGCGCTATCAGATGAGCCTAGGTCGGATTAGCTAGTTGGTGGGGTAATGGCTCACCAAGGCGACGATCCGTAACTGGTCTGAGAGGATGATCAGTCACACTGGAACTGAGACACGGTCCAGACTCCTACGGGAGGCAGCAGTGGGGAATATTGGACAATGGGCGAAAGCCTGATCCAGCCATGCCGCGTGTGTGAAGAAGGTCTTCGGATTGTAAAGCACTTTAAGTTGGGAGGAAGGGCAGTAGGTTAATACCTTGCTGTTTTGACGTTACCAACAGAATAAGCACCGGCTAACTTCGTGCCAGCAGCCGCGGTAATACGAAGGGTGCAAGCGTTAATCGGAATTACTGGGCGTAAAGCGCGCGTAGGTGGTTCAGCAAGTTGAAGGTGAAATCCCCGGGCTCAACCTGGGAACTGCCTCCAAAACTACTGAGCTAGAGTATGGTAGAGGGTGGTGGAATTTCCTGTGTAGCGGTGAAATGCGTAGATATAGGAAGGAACACCAGTGGCGAAGGCGACCACCTGGACTGATACTGACACTGAGGTGCGAAAGCGTGGGGAGCAAACAGGATTAGATACCCTGGTAGTCCACGCCGTAAACGATGTCGACTAGCCGTTGGGGTCCTTGAGACTTTAGTGGCGCAGCTAACGCGATAAGTCGACCGCCTGGGGAGTACGGCCGCAAGGTTAAAACTCAAATGAATTGACGGGGGCCCGCACAAGCGGTGGAGCATGTGGTTTAATTCGAAGCAACGCGAAGAACCTTACCTGGCCTTGACATGCTGAGAACTTTCCAGAGATGGATTGGTGCCTTCGGGAACTCAGACACAGGTGCTGCATGGCTGTCGTCAGCTCGTGTCGTGAGATGTTGGGTTAAGTCCCGTAACGAGCGCAACCCTTGTCCTTAGTTACCAGCACGTTATGGTGGGCACTCTAAGGAGACTGCCGGTGACAAACCGGAGGAAGGTGGGGATGACGTCAAGTCATCATGGCCCTTACGGCCAGGGCTACACACGTGCTACAATGGTCGGTACAAAGGGTTGCCAAGCCGCGAGGTGGAGCTAATCCCATAAAACCGATCGTAGTCCGGATCGCAGTCTGCAACTCGACTGCGTGAAGTCGGAATCGCTAGTAATCGTGAATCAGAATGTCACGGTGAATACGTTCCCGGGCCTTGTACACACCGCCCGTCACACCATGGGAGTGGGTTGCTCCAGAAGTAGCTAGTCTAACCGCAAGGGGGACGGTTACCACGGAGTGATTCATGACTGGGGTGAAGTCGTAACAAGGTAGCCGTAGGGGAACCTGCGGCTGGATCACCTCCTTAATCGAAGACATCAGCTTCTTCATAAGTTCCCACACGAATTGCTTGATTCACTTGCGAAAAGCGATTGGGTTGAGACCCGAGAGTGACGATTGGGTCTGTAGCTCAGTTGGTTAGAGCGCACCCCTGATAAGGGTGAGGTCGGCAGTTCGAATCTGCCCAGACCCACCAATTGTCGGGATGGCCAGTCTAGAGGGGCCATAGCTCAGCTGGGAGAGCGCCTGCTTTGCACGCAGGAGGTCAGGAGTTCGATCCTCCTTGGCTCCACCATCAACTCAAGATCGCTGAAAGCTCAGAAATGAACATTGGTAGTTCAATGTTGATTTCTGGTCTTTGCGCCAGAACTGTTCTTTAAAAATTCGGGTATGTGATAGAAGTGACTTGTTGAGTGTTTCACTGCACTCAGCAACTCAAGGCAAAATTTGCGAGTTCAAGCGCGAATTTTCGGCGAATGTCGTCTTCACACCATGATCGCAGGCAGATTGCTTGGGGTTATATGGTCAAGTGAAGAAGCGCATACGGTGGATGCCTTGGCAGTCAGAGGCGATGAAAGACGTGGTAGCCTGCGATAAGCTTCGGGGAGTCGGCAAACAGACTTTGATCCGGAGATCTCTGAATGGGGGAACCCACCTAGGATAACCTAGGTATCTTGTACTGAATCCATAGGTGCAAGAGGCGAACCAGGGGAACTGAAACATCTAAGTACCCTGAGGAACAGAAATCAACCGAGATTCCCTTAGTAGTGGCGAGCGAACGGGGACTAGCCCTTAAGCTTCTTGGATTTTAGCGGAACGCTCTGGAAAGTGCGGCCATAGTGGGTGATAGCCCCGTACGCGAAAGGGTCCAGGAAGTGAAATCGAGTAGGACGGAGCACGTGAAACTTTGTCTGAATATGGGGGGACCATCCTCCAAGGCTAAATACTACTGACTGACCGATAGTGAACCAGTACCGTGAGGGAAAGGCGAAAAGAACCCCGGAGAGGGGAGTGAAATAGAACCTGAAACCGTATGCGTACAAGCAGTGGGAGCCTACTTTGTTAGGTGACTGCGTACCTTTTGTATAATGGGTCAGCGACTTATATTCAGTGGCGAGCTTAACCGTATAGGGGAGGCGTAGCGAAAGCGAGTCTTAATAGGGCGTTTAGTCGCTGGGTATAGACCCGAAACCGGGCGATCTATCCATGAGCAGGTTGAAGGTTAGGTAACACTGACTGGAGGACCGAACCGACTCCCGTTGAAAAGGTAGCGGATGACTTGTGGATCGGAGTGAAAGGCTAATCAAGCTCGGAGATAGCTGGTTCTCCTCGAAAGCTATTTAGGTAGCGCCTCACGTATCACTCCAGGGGGTAGAGCACTGTTTCGGCTAGGGGGTCATCCCGACTTACCAAACCGATGCAAACTCCGAATACCTGGAAGTGTCAGCGTGGGAGACACACGGCGGGTGCTAACGTCCGTCGTGAAAGGGAAACAACCCAGACCGTCAGCTAAGGTCCCAAAGTTGTAGTTAAGTGGGAAACGATGTGGGAAGGCTTAGACAGCTAGGAGGTTGGCTTAGAAGCAGCCATCCTTTAAAGAAAGCGTAATAGCTCACTAGTCGAGTCGGCCTGCGCGGAAGATGTAACGGGGCTCAAACTACACACCGAAGCTACGGGTTCGTCGTAAGACGAGCGGTAGAGGAGCGTTCTGTAAGCCTGTGAAGGTGAGTTGAGAAGCTTGCTGGAGGTATCAGAAGTGCGAATGCTGACATGAGTAACGACAATGGGTGTGAAAAACACCCACGCCGAAAGACCAAGGGTTCCTGCGCAACGTTAATCGACGCAGGGTGAGTCGGCCCCTAAGGCGAGGCAGAAATGCGTAGTCGATGGGAAACGGGTTAATATTCCCGTACTTCTAGTTACTGCGATGGAGGGACGGAGAAGGCTAGGCCAGCTTGGCGTTGGTTGTCCAAGTTTAAGGTGGTAGGCCGAACACTTAGGCAAATCCGGGTGTTCAAGGCCGAGAACTGATGACGAGTGTTCTTTTAGAACACGAAGTGGTTGATGCCATGCTTCCAGGAAAAGCTTCTAAGCTTCAGGTAACTAGGAACCGTACCCCAAACCGACACAGGTGGTCGGGTAGAGAATACCAAGGCGCTTGAGAGAACTCGGGTGAAGGAACTAGGCAAAATGGCACCGTAACTTCGGGAGAAGGTGCGCCGGTGAGGGTGAAGGACTTGCTCCGTAAGCCCATGCCGGTCGAAGATACCAGGCCGCTGCGACTGTTTATTAAAAACACAGCACTCTGCAAACACGAAAGTGGACGTATAGGGTGTGACGCCTGCCCGGTGCCGGAAGGTTAATTGATGGGGTTAGCGCAAGCGAAGCTCTTGATCGAAGCCCCGGTAAACGGCGGCCGTAACTATAACGGTCCTAAGGTAGCGAAATTCCTTGTCGGGTAAGTTCCGACCTGCACGAATGGCGTAACGATGGCGGCGCTGTCTCCACCCGAGACTCAGTGAAATTGAAATCGCTGTGAAGATGCAGTGTATCCGCGGCTAGACGGAAAGACCCCGTGAACCTTTACTGTAGCTTTGCACTGGACTTTGAGCCTGCTTGTGTAGGATAGGTGGGAGGCTTTGAAGCGAGGACGCCAGTTCTCGTGGAGCCATCCTTGAAATACCACCCTGGCATGCTTGAGGTTCTAACTCTGGTCCGTCATCCGGATCGAGGACAGTGTATGGTGGGCAGTTTGACTGGGGCGGTCTCCTCCTAAAGAGTAACGGAGGAGTACGAAGGTGCGCTCAGACCGGTCGGAAATCGGTCGCAGAGTATAAAGGCAAAAGCGCGCTTGACTGCGAGACAGACACGTCGAGCAGGTACGAAAGTAGGTCTTAGTGATCCGGTGGTTCTGTATGGAAGGGCCATCGCTCAACGGATAAAAGGTACTCCGGGGATAACAGGCTGATACCGCCCAAGAGTTCATATCGACGGCGGTGTTTGGCACCTCGATGTCGGCTCATCACATCCTGGGGCTGAAGCCGGTCCCAAGGGTATGGCTGTTCGCCATTTAAAGTGGTACGCGAGCTGGGTTTAGAACGTCGTGAGACAGTTCGGTCCCTATCTGCCGTGGACGTTTGAGATTTGAGAGGGGCTGCTCCTAGTACGAGAGGACCGGAGTGGACGAACCTCTGGTGTTCCGGTTGTCACGCCAGTGGCACTGCCGGGTAGCTATGTTCGGAAGAGATAACCGCTGAAAGCATCTAAGCGGGAAACTCGCCTCAAGATGAGATCTCACTGGGATCTTGAATCCCCTAAAGGGCCGTCGAAGACTACGACGTT contains:
- a CDS encoding peptidoglycan DD-metalloendopeptidase family protein, with amino-acid sequence MTHSVPKAPPYPKSHLLAASGVAALLSLALLVFPSREVEAKKTYINLELENGSEMVIQEKDDLRPGSITGDEGLSPFARIESPAENQNSAGKDADQKKKKVEATGFAATQPPTDPGLKIVTVGNGDTLSTVFAKVGLSANVLHDVLNSSKDAKQLSRLKVGQSIEFKLNPSGDLEKISTKLSGLESIHLEKTSKGYAFKRDLIKPELRSAYARGEISSSLFLSAKRAGLSHDLTMGLANIFGYDIDFALDIREGDEFELIYEEKVVDGKKVGSGEILAARFINRGKTFSAIRYVDKQGTATYLRGDGTAMRKAFIRTPVDFARISSRFSNGRRHPVLNKIRAHKGVDYAAPRGTPIKATGDGRIVLAGRRGGYGNAVIIQHGNKYKTLYGHMQGFAKGIRTGGSVKQGQIIGYVGTTGLSTGPHLHYEFQVNGVHVDPLGVKLPMADPLNVAEKKRFLQLSQPLLARMDREKASTLALNKR
- the hemJ gene encoding protoporphyrinogen oxidase HemJ — encoded protein: MLYLWLKALHIIAVICWFAGLFYLPRLFVYHAMAEDESSRERFKVMERKLYRGIMGPSMVATLVFGLWMLYLNPAWLSQGWLHAKLTLVVLLIGYHHACGGLLKRFARGENRRGHVFYRWFNEVPVLFLIAIVILVVIKPF
- a CDS encoding anhydro-N-acetylmuramic acid kinase, which encodes MARYLGVMSGTSLDGLDIALIEQTDRIILLDTHYIPMPGALRSELLALCASGPDELARAALAENGWVELAAAGINALLVRNNLGAGDIRAIGSHGQTVRHEPARGFTIQIGNPALLAELTGITVVGDFRRRDVAAGGQGAPLVPAFHESLFGDAGSHRAVLNVGGFSNLSLIDPGQPVHGFDCGPGNVLMDAWIHLQRGESYDRHGDWAASGTAQQLLLDTLSGDAFFTTRGPKSTGRELFNLGWLQSHLARLPIFKPEDVQATLLELTARSITDALRAAQPRTDDLLVCGGGAHNRQLMLRLAALLPGTRVSSTADFGADPDWVEAMAFAWLAHCCLEGIPTNRPSVTGARGLRILGAIYPA
- the erpA gene encoding iron-sulfur cluster insertion protein ErpA — encoded protein: MSVETFTPSALMFTEGAASKVKNLIDEEGNPRLKLRVFVTGGGCSGFQYGFTFDEDVADDDTIVERDGVSLVVDPMSFQYLAGAEVDYQEGLEGSRFVIKNPNATTTCGCGSSFSI
- the tyrS gene encoding tyrosine--tRNA ligase, translating into MKSVEEQLALIKRGAEEVLVESELVEKLKRGQPLRIKAGFDPTAPDLHLGHTVLINKLRQFQELGHQVIFLIGDFTGMIGDPSGKSATRPPLTREQVLENAETYKAQVFKILDPAKTEVAFNSTWMDELSPADFIRLASQYTVARMLERDDFSKRYSTNQPIAIHEFLYPLVQGYDSVALRADVELGGTDQKFNLLMGRELQRAYGQGSQCIVTMPLLEGLDGVKKMSKSLGNYVGIQEAPGVMYNKLVSIPDQLMWRYFELLSFRSMDEIEQFKRDIDAGANPRDIKIKLAEEIVARFHGEEAAASAHRSAGNRMKEGELPVDLPEIQVSAAEDMPIASILNKAGLVKNAAVARDLLGSGGVRVDGQVVDRGFLFQVGATHVLQAGKKSFARVSLVAK
- a CDS encoding NAD(P)H-dependent flavin oxidoreductase, producing the protein MSLPALLEQRLRLPVVAAPMFLVSNPQLVLACCNSGIVGSFPALNQRESSGFRAWLDEIEAGLDADSAPFAVNLIVHHSNPRLQADLAICVEKRVPIVITSLGAVKEVVDAVHSYGGLVFHDVTTRRHAEKAAEAGVDGLIAVAAGAGGHAGTWSPFALIAEIRQFFDKTLLLAGCLNHGHEIYAAQILGADLAYLGTRFIATQQSDAETRYKQMILDARAADIIHTPAVSGVPASFMRQSLEAAGYDMKRLADKGDIDYGEKLKPVSDEAKAWKTVWSAGQGVGNIRDLPTVNELVTRLDQEYRAARDKAGQLGQRWPR
- the argC gene encoding N-acetyl-gamma-glutamyl-phosphate reductase, translating into MVKVGIVGGTGYTGVELLRLLAQHPQAEVAVITSRSEAGVKVADMYPNLRGHYDDLAFSVPDAKTLGACDAVFFATPHGVAHALAGELLDAGTRVIDLSADFRLQDAEEWAKWYGQPHGAPALLPEAVYGLPEVNREAIKGARLIAVPGCYPTAAQLGFIPLLEAGLADTTQLIADCKSGVSGAGRGAKVGSLFCEAGESMMAYSVKGHRHLPEISQGLRRAAGGPVGLTFVPHLTPMIRGIHATLYANVADRGVDLQALFEKRYANEPFVDVMPAGSHPETRSVRGANVCRIAVHRPQGGDLVVVLSVIDNLVKGASGQAVQNLNIMFGLEERLGLSHAALLP